The segment GTTTGGGGGCACCGGAGAAGGTCCGAGACTCGGTTACGTCAACCACAGCGCTAATCCCATCTACCGACTGGCGATTCGTTCTCCTCGTCTTTTCTGCACAGGAGATCATAGAGCGTGAACTCGGGCTGCCCGTCGTCGCCGCCGATGGCGACCGTCGCAGGCTTCGGGAAGATGAGCGCGGCCATCGTGCACAAGGCACGAAAGCCGTGGCGGGCATGGAGGGGGTGCGTCGGCTTCAACGCGATCGCGCGCAGCTCGCGCCACTTCTTCACGAACCGCAGGAGGCCGCACCGCCGCGCCTCGACGAGATCGAGGTTGCCGGCGTCGTTCGTGAAGCCGGTGAAGTCGAGCCGCGCGATGTCCGAGAGCCGGGAGAGCACCTCGTCGACCCCCATCGCTCGTTCGTGCATGCCCGCGTCGACCGCTGCGCGGACCTTCGCATTTCTCAGGAGGAGCGACGCCGTCTGGTACGCAGCCTTTGGCGAGTAGCCGGCGCGCCTGGCGGCCTCTCCGCCGTTCATCGTTTCCAGGTAGAACTGGACGAACAGTCGCTGTCGATCGTTCAAGGATTCGGTTTCGACGAAATCGAAGCCGACGCCGGCCCGATTTGTGCGGCGCGGTTTCGCCTTTCGTACCGCTGCCACTGGTTAGGCCTGTGCGCTCGGTGCGGCCATCATGCGCGAAGACCGTCTACCGGAGCGGCAAGTAGCGGACTTGGCCCTCCCACTCTCCGTCCGTGCTGTACTCGGCCAACAGCAGGAGATCGTCGATGACTTGAGCGATCGGTGCGGTGCGGATGATCTCGAAGACGCCAGGCATGGTCTGGCCGCTACGGAGGCGTTCGTAGGCGTACTTCGTCACCGTGGACACGTCGTGCGTCAGCAGGATGCGGCCCTGCTCGGCCGCCCACTCCAGGATCGCGGGATCGGCCGCACCTGACAGCCCGGCGTCCTGGATGCGGACGATATCGATCGCGGGCTGACGGCGACGCAGGCCGCGCGTGATGGCGTCGTTCAGATTCTCGTCGGCGGCGAATCGGATCACGCCATCAAGCCAACTTGCGCGCGAGGAGCCGATCGCGAACGCCTGCGGGATCGAAACGGCGCTCGGTCTCGGCCTTCACCGCGGCGGAGTGGGACGCGCGGGTCGCGATGTACTCGTTGCTCTCTTGGCAGTGGCGGAGATAGTACGCGATGACTGCATACGTATCGGCCAGGCTCAGCGAAGGATACTGCGAGGCGATTTCTTCGGCGGTGGCGCCATCGTTGAACGCCCCCACGACGGAGTCGAGTGTCACCCGCGTCCCCGCGACTCGGACGACGCCATCGGCGTCACGCTCGAGCGGAGCGGGAGTGCTTTCGATCGCCAGAACCATGAGTCGCCTCATAGCATGCTGAGGTCGTCCTGAGTATCGCAAGAGCGCGGGTCGCCGGTGTCCGTTTTGGTGTCACTTCGCGCGGGACACAGCGGGCAACCGGGGGACATTCCGTCCAGTGCGACAAAGGCAAGTGCCCGAACGTCCACGAAAGACGCGACCGCTTGAAGGGTGCGATGCGGTACAGGTCGACCTTTCACGTCGGTAACACGGGTTCAAATCCCGTCGGGGACGCTGACCTTATTATTCACCTCGGCGGCCAGGACCCTCCCCAGAGTCAGCTCCGCTTCGAGCCGGTAGGTCCGCTGGCCGTCGGGCAGGCTGATCGGGGTGAAGCGGACCCGATCGACGAGGAGCTTCTGGAGCGCCTGGCGCGCCTTCACGAGGTCGCCGCGGAGCACGCCGCCGAGCCGTCCGAGTTGGTCGCGGAGGAGGCGGTCCAGGTGCGGGAGGTCGAGGGGGTCTCGCGCGGGCCGTGACCGTTCGCGTTCGGTGATCTCGGCGGTGAGCTTCTCGGCGAGTTGCTCCTTCTCCGCGAGGCGGTCGATCAGCAGCTGGGGAGCCCGCCCGCTTTCCAGGGCTCGCAGGAGACTCTCGATTTCGCGCTTCACCTTGGCGAGGTCGCTTCGCACCGCTGGTAGGCGGTCCGGAGTCGCGGCGAGACGTTCGCGGACGATCTCGGCCGCGCGTGCCAGCGTGTATTGGCGCGCCTCGGGAGTCAGTACCGTGCGCTCGATCTCTTCGAGGAGGCATTGATCCACGATCGGGATCGCTTCGAGCCAGGAATTGGAGCAGACCGTGGCGCCGCGATTGCGGTAGTAGCTGCACCCGTAGCACTGCGTACGCTTGCCGCTTCCCGACATCGTGATCGGACCGCCGCACACGGTGCACATCGCGAGCCCCGATAGCAGGCTGGCCGATGCCCGAAGCGGCGCGGCCGATCCCGCGGGCTGTGCAACTGGTTGCATGTGCCGGCGTCTCGCCTGTGCGGCCTGCCACAGTTCCTCCGGCACGATGCGGAGGTCGGGCGTGTCGACGGCGATCACTTGGTCCGCTGCCTGTGGGGCACGCACCCGGGTGCGTCCGCCTCGGTCCGTGTTCTTGAATCGTCCCCAGGTTAGACGGCCCCGATAGCGATCGCGCCTCAAGATCGCGTTGACGCAGGAGGGTGCCCACGAGCCGCTTCCTTTTCGCGGCGGGGGTACGCGCCGGTCGTCGAAGTAGCGCCGACGTTCGGCGGCGAAAGCCGGATCATCGTTGAGTGTCTTCGTGATCTTCTTGAGGCCGTACCCGTCGGTGTACATCTCGAAGATGCCGCGCACGACCGCAGCCTCGTCGGGCTCGATCTCGTATCGCACGTAGGCCCGGACGGGGTTTCCGGAAGCGTCGGTGCCGGTGTGGACGGGGACGTTCCGGTACCCGAACACGACGCCGCCCGTGACGAGACCCTGCTTCGCCCGCGCGAGGAGGGCATCGCGCGTGCGTTGCTTGGCCTTCTCGCGCTCCATCTCGGAGGCGAAGGCGCGTGCGGCCATGACGAACCGGTGCTCGGGCGTGTCGAGACGCTCCTCGGTGTCTTCGAGGTAGAAGATCTTGACGCCGGCCTCGAAGAGATCGCGCGCGACCAGCACTCCTGCCTACCGACGTCTCCCGAGATCGACGACCAGCGGCACCGAGTTCCGCAGCACGAGGCAGCCAGGCGCGCGGTCGGCGACCGAGGCGTGCGCATGGACCGAGAGCGAGTCCGCACGGTCGGAAAGGGGAGAAGGGCAGAGGGTACGAGATGACGGATCAGGAGTCGTCCGAGACCATCGACGCGAGCAACGTCGCTTCGAAGTCGGAAGAGGAATCCGAGGGGATCGAGAAGACCGTTCGCATGCTTGCAGCCGTCCGTTTGCTCCTGCGGCAGCTGCGCGAACGGATGGAGTAGCGGCGGCACCTTCGCAACGCCGCAGGAA is part of the Deltaproteobacteria bacterium genome and harbors:
- a CDS encoding DUF433 domain-containing protein produces the protein MVLAIESTPAPLERDADGVVRVAGTRVTLDSVVGAFNDGATAEEIASQYPSLSLADTYAVIAYYLRHCQESNEYIATRASHSAAVKAETERRFDPAGVRDRLLARKLA
- a CDS encoding terminase small subunit, whose product is MNDRQRLFVQFYLETMNGGEAARRAGYSPKAAYQTASLLLRNAKVRAAVDAGMHERAMGVDEVLSRLSDIARLDFTGFTNDAGNLDLVEARRCGLLRFVKKWRELRAIALKPTHPLHARHGFRALCTMAALIFPKPATVAIGGDDGQPEFTLYDLLCRKDEENESPVGRWD
- a CDS encoding DUF5615 family PIN-like protein, with product MIRFAADENLNDAITRGLRRRQPAIDIVRIQDAGLSGAADPAILEWAAEQGRILLTHDVSTVTKYAYERLRSGQTMPGVFEIIRTAPIAQVIDDLLLLAEYSTDGEWEGQVRYLPLR
- a CDS encoding recombinase family protein, translated to MLVARDLFEAGVKIFYLEDTEERLDTPEHRFVMAARAFASEMEREKAKQRTRDALLARAKQGLVTGGVVFGYRNVPVHTGTDASGNPVRAYVRYEIEPDEAAVVRGIFEMYTDGYGLKKITKTLNDDPAFAAERRRYFDDRRVPPPRKGSGSWAPSCVNAILRRDRYRGRLTWGRFKNTDRGGRTRVRAPQAADQVIAVDTPDLRIVPEELWQAAQARRRHMQPVAQPAGSAAPLRASASLLSGLAMCTVCGGPITMSGSGKRTQCYGCSYYRNRGATVCSNSWLEAIPIVDQCLLEEIERTVLTPEARQYTLARAAEIVRERLAATPDRLPAVRSDLAKVKREIESLLRALESGRAPQLLIDRLAEKEQLAEKLTAEITERERSRPARDPLDLPHLDRLLRDQLGRLGGVLRGDLVKARQALQKLLVDRVRFTPISLPDGQRTYRLEAELTLGRVLAAEVNNKVSVPDGI